The following are encoded together in the Pseudoxanthomonas sp. YR558 genome:
- a CDS encoding AAA family ATPase translates to MNLLERDSQLDALRRLLEEARTGGGNVVLVGGEAGIGKTSLVSALCERRGTMNLWWGACDALETPHPLAPLHDIARANAVGFGADIDALGRMPLFGAVLTELQASPTIFVVEDAHWADEATLDLLRFLGRRLAQVPCLLVVTYRDDEVAANHPLRRLMGDLPRANVTRLQVPRLTAQAVEAMAHGALHTHEGLYEVTQGNPFFVSEMLRRGSEAVPHGVEDLVLARFARLGPDARDVAQLTAIVPRHLQGWLMDAVLAPSVTAIEECLDAGLLLAQRETFAYRHELARVAVERSLSGPRARQLHARVLAVLDGPQRARAPLAWRVHHAARAHDGDAVLRLAPAAAEEARRSGAHREAAAHLRTALSFAHAQPDRIRAALLERLSYECYLTDQLTDAISARTAARDLWASLGERLRQGDATRWLSRLSWYNGQTAASRVHADDAIRLLEDLPAGSELAMAYSNLAQLHMLQGQRVDAIAWGTRALDLAVVLGDKEIEVHALNNIGTAQREGGDDAGAATLAQSLRTALANDFEEHAARAYVNLAYDAVVCRQLPEAQHWLTEGLAYCEARDLDAWAGYLAAMQACARFASGHWDDASEQATRLLRMPYLAPISRIMALTVLAHVRVRRGDPDAAPLLEEALTLALPTQSFLRIAPIVAARLEAAWLAGEAPSPGEAITALASADLGSRFHQWMVDELSLYVDVPRSDGDSLVRTSPVSLQLEGHWQEAADAWRVLGCPYERARALADGDDDARRDALAQFEAMGAAPMVARLRRELREAGVRGVPRGQRASTQSNPGGLTSREVEVLELLCGGLRNAQIAECLSRSVRTVDHHIAAVFSKLGVGTRTEAMAAALALGIRPRNR, encoded by the coding sequence ATGAACCTGCTCGAACGCGATTCCCAGCTCGATGCCCTGCGGCGCCTGCTCGAAGAGGCCCGTACCGGTGGCGGCAATGTCGTGCTGGTCGGCGGCGAGGCGGGCATCGGCAAGACGAGCCTAGTCTCCGCGCTGTGCGAACGCCGCGGCACGATGAACCTCTGGTGGGGCGCCTGCGATGCACTGGAGACGCCGCATCCCCTCGCGCCACTGCACGACATCGCTCGCGCCAATGCGGTCGGTTTCGGCGCCGACATCGACGCGCTGGGGCGCATGCCGCTGTTCGGCGCGGTCCTGACCGAACTGCAGGCGTCGCCGACGATCTTCGTCGTCGAAGACGCGCACTGGGCCGACGAGGCCACGCTCGACCTGCTCCGGTTCCTGGGTCGGCGGCTCGCACAGGTGCCCTGCCTGCTGGTGGTGACCTACCGCGACGACGAGGTCGCCGCGAATCATCCGCTGCGCCGGCTGATGGGCGATCTTCCCCGGGCCAACGTCACCCGCCTGCAGGTGCCCCGCCTGACCGCACAGGCGGTGGAGGCGATGGCGCATGGTGCGCTGCATACGCACGAAGGGCTGTACGAGGTCACCCAGGGCAACCCGTTCTTCGTCAGCGAAATGCTGCGGCGTGGCAGCGAGGCGGTGCCGCATGGCGTGGAGGATCTCGTGCTGGCGCGCTTCGCCCGTCTGGGACCGGATGCGCGGGACGTCGCGCAGCTGACCGCGATCGTGCCCCGCCACCTCCAGGGCTGGTTGATGGACGCGGTGCTGGCACCGTCGGTCACGGCGATCGAGGAATGCCTGGATGCCGGCCTGCTGCTCGCACAGCGGGAGACGTTCGCCTACCGGCACGAACTCGCGCGCGTGGCGGTGGAGCGATCGCTGTCCGGCCCGCGTGCGCGACAGCTGCATGCGCGCGTGCTTGCCGTGCTGGACGGACCACAACGGGCACGCGCGCCGCTGGCGTGGCGTGTGCATCATGCCGCCCGTGCCCATGACGGCGACGCGGTGCTCCGTCTGGCGCCGGCGGCCGCCGAAGAGGCGCGACGCAGCGGTGCGCACCGCGAGGCGGCTGCGCACTTGCGGACGGCCCTGTCGTTCGCCCACGCGCAGCCGGACCGGATCCGCGCAGCGCTATTGGAACGCCTCTCCTACGAGTGCTACCTGACCGACCAACTGACGGATGCGATCTCGGCGAGAACAGCGGCGCGTGATCTCTGGGCGAGCCTGGGTGAGCGCCTTCGTCAGGGAGATGCCACGCGCTGGCTCTCGCGCCTGAGCTGGTACAACGGGCAGACCGCCGCATCACGCGTGCATGCGGATGACGCCATCCGTTTACTGGAAGATCTGCCGGCGGGAAGCGAACTCGCTATGGCGTACAGCAATCTCGCGCAGCTCCACATGCTGCAGGGTCAACGTGTGGACGCCATCGCATGGGGAACACGCGCGCTGGATCTGGCGGTCGTACTGGGCGACAAGGAAATCGAAGTCCATGCGCTGAACAACATCGGCACGGCGCAACGGGAAGGCGGTGATGATGCCGGTGCCGCGACGCTGGCACAGAGCCTTCGCACGGCATTAGCGAATGATTTCGAAGAACATGCGGCGCGTGCCTACGTGAACCTGGCCTACGATGCCGTCGTCTGCAGGCAGCTGCCGGAGGCGCAGCATTGGCTGACGGAGGGTCTGGCCTACTGCGAAGCGCGTGACCTCGACGCCTGGGCCGGATATCTGGCAGCGATGCAGGCATGCGCGCGGTTCGCATCCGGTCACTGGGACGACGCCAGCGAACAGGCGACGCGACTGCTACGCATGCCCTACCTCGCGCCGATCAGCCGGATCATGGCGCTCACCGTGCTGGCACATGTGCGCGTAAGGCGCGGGGACCCGGACGCGGCCCCGTTGCTTGAGGAAGCGCTCACGCTGGCGCTGCCGACGCAATCCTTCCTCCGTATCGCCCCGATCGTCGCCGCGCGGCTGGAAGCGGCCTGGCTGGCGGGCGAGGCGCCGTCTCCAGGCGAAGCGATCACGGCGCTGGCTTCGGCGGACCTGGGATCGCGCTTCCACCAATGGATGGTGGACGAACTCTCGCTTTACGTCGACGTGCCGCGTTCCGACGGCGATTCACTCGTGCGCACATCGCCAGTCTCCTTGCAGCTCGAAGGGCACTGGCAGGAAGCGGCAGACGCCTGGCGCGTACTCGGATGCCCGTATGAGCGCGCACGTGCGCTCGCCGACGGAGACGACGACGCGCGACGCGACGCACTGGCCCAGTTCGAGGCCATGGGCGCGGCCCCGATGGTGGCGCGCCTGCGCCGCGAACTGCGCGAAGCCGGCGTCCGTGGCGTGCCGCGCGGGCAGCGAGCCTCGACCCAATCCAATCCCGGCGGCCTGACCTCGCGCGAGGTGGAGGTCCTGGAGCTGCTCTGCGGCGGCTTGCGCAATGCCCAGATCGCCGAATGCCTCTCGCGCTCCGTACGCACGGTGGACCACCACATCGCGGCCGTGTTCTCCAAGCTCGGTGTGGGCACGCGCACCGAGGCCATGGCCGCTGCACTGGCGCTGGGCATCCGCCCGAGAAATAGGTAA
- a CDS encoding dihydrofolate reductase family protein, with protein sequence MGLLTFSLNLTLDGCVDHQEGIADEETHAFFTRLMDEHGAMLWGRVTYEMMEAYWPRVACGEVEAPPATRAWAVKLEAKPKYVVSSTREDFPWAHSHRIAGDLRAGVQQLKDATPAGVLLGSGALAAELDRLDLIDEYRFLMHPRIAGHGPTLYQSGLPGTRRLELVSATPLRCGAVAMHYRRSDD encoded by the coding sequence ATGGGACTCCTGACCTTCAGCCTCAACCTCACCCTCGACGGTTGCGTCGACCACCAGGAAGGCATCGCCGACGAGGAGACGCATGCCTTTTTCACCCGCCTGATGGATGAGCACGGCGCGATGCTGTGGGGCCGGGTCACTTACGAAATGATGGAAGCCTATTGGCCGAGGGTGGCGTGCGGAGAAGTGGAAGCACCGCCGGCGACCCGCGCGTGGGCGGTCAAGCTGGAGGCGAAGCCGAAGTACGTGGTGTCGTCGACGCGCGAGGACTTCCCCTGGGCGCACAGCCATCGCATCGCCGGCGACCTGCGCGCGGGTGTGCAGCAGCTGAAGGACGCGACACCGGCCGGCGTGCTCCTCGGGAGCGGCGCGCTGGCGGCAGAGTTGGACCGGCTGGACCTGATTGACGAGTACCGGTTCCTCATGCACCCGAGGATCGCCGGCCACGGCCCGACGCTGTACCAGAGCGGGCTCCCCGGCACGCGACGACTTGAGCTGGTTTCCGCGACCCCGCTGCGCTGCGGTGCAGTCGCCATGCACTACCGACGCTCAGACGACTGA
- a CDS encoding YciI family protein, whose amino-acid sequence MKYLGLAYFTPEKFAAMQPDDVEALVSQCPALDEKMRATGKVRVSASLGDLEGWRTLRPANGKTQVSDGPYTESKEVVGGLFIIEADSHEEALRIASMHPAATLGEEGGWAVELIPMDFYLAG is encoded by the coding sequence ATGAAGTACCTCGGCCTCGCCTATTTCACTCCGGAGAAGTTCGCCGCGATGCAGCCGGACGACGTCGAGGCACTGGTGAGCCAGTGTCCCGCCCTGGACGAAAAGATGCGCGCAACCGGCAAGGTGCGGGTCTCCGCCTCGCTGGGCGATCTGGAAGGCTGGCGGACGCTGCGCCCAGCCAACGGCAAGACCCAGGTCAGCGACGGGCCTTACACCGAGTCGAAGGAAGTGGTCGGCGGCCTCTTCATCATCGAGGCGGACAGCCACGAAGAGGCGCTGCGCATTGCCTCGATGCACCCGGCCGCCACCCTGGGAGAAGAGGGCGGGTGGGCCGTCGAGCTGATCCCGATGGATTTCTACCTGGCCGGATAG
- a CDS encoding TonB-dependent siderophore receptor, with the protein MSPIRIPRAPARTPLFLSLALLLAPSLSATAQEATDGASDPAVTLDAVQVKGERLGLNLNLDASSGALGTKRLLDTPFSVTVVEQEDIEKRGATTLGQVFINDPSVYAAEPSATTAWWGTQIRGIGVTNHYVDGVPMLMEWGGEYPLEAVESVQALKGLGGFMYGFGAPGGIISYRTKRPTAAPLFSTTLGWRNDNAFSLHVDASDQVGGPDSLGYRVNVAKEGGDAYNGAGLDRTLIALAVDQPIGDNLLWHAEVLREDNKLKHEPLYFYWDDYTGDRLPTPTYDYENVRVRNSYYKAVTTNVTTGLEWRINPRWNVDFTVGAGRREHYSNKMFANLLNEAGDYDGSVYNFAGDLRNSVAQVLVTGQIGTGSLRHDLVFGVSALRTWERWGNDWYWSNDFSGNLYQRQDFLSTHVPDFSWAPFSYDERQQAVFASDTIHFGDQWQAILGVRYVDYEQRDRDGDPEADSRYATSALTPTVALIYKPVDAVSVYASYVESLESGGRVGFDSEPPYANAGEVLDATTSKQYEIGAKYQTGRFGFTAAAFRVERAAQIDQWRGEERYLVQDGLTLYRGLEAIASIGITDRLDVGVGGLWMDASLEELAPESADLIGNRPAGSSRRQYVANIEYRPAVLQGLSLHGNVRYSGDQYYEDANRVLIPARTVADAGFQYRMTIGGRSATLTGNLNNVFNRKYWNLDMLGEARNASLDMRIDW; encoded by the coding sequence GTGTCCCCGATCCGCATCCCGCGCGCGCCTGCGCGCACGCCGCTGTTCCTTTCGCTCGCTCTCCTGCTGGCTCCCTCCCTCTCCGCAACAGCCCAGGAGGCTACCGACGGCGCATCCGATCCCGCGGTGACCCTCGACGCCGTGCAGGTCAAAGGCGAACGCCTGGGGCTGAACCTGAATCTCGACGCCAGCTCCGGCGCGCTGGGGACCAAGCGGTTGCTGGATACCCCGTTCTCCGTGACGGTGGTGGAGCAGGAAGACATCGAGAAACGCGGCGCCACCACGCTGGGCCAGGTCTTCATCAACGATCCCTCGGTCTACGCCGCCGAACCATCGGCCACGACCGCCTGGTGGGGCACGCAGATCCGCGGCATCGGCGTGACCAACCACTATGTGGACGGCGTGCCGATGCTGATGGAGTGGGGCGGCGAGTATCCGTTGGAGGCGGTGGAATCGGTGCAGGCGCTCAAGGGGCTGGGTGGCTTCATGTACGGGTTCGGTGCGCCGGGCGGCATCATCAGCTACCGCACCAAGCGACCCACTGCGGCGCCGCTGTTTTCCACCACGCTCGGCTGGCGCAACGACAACGCGTTCTCCCTGCACGTCGACGCCAGCGATCAAGTCGGCGGCCCGGATTCGTTGGGTTACCGGGTGAACGTGGCGAAGGAAGGTGGCGATGCCTACAACGGCGCCGGCCTTGATCGCACCCTGATCGCGCTGGCGGTCGACCAGCCGATCGGCGACAACCTGCTCTGGCACGCGGAAGTGCTGCGCGAGGACAACAAGCTCAAGCACGAGCCGCTCTACTTCTACTGGGATGACTACACAGGCGACCGCCTGCCCACGCCCACCTACGACTACGAAAACGTCCGCGTCCGCAATTCGTACTACAAGGCCGTGACCACCAACGTCACCACCGGCCTGGAATGGAGGATCAACCCGCGCTGGAACGTCGACTTCACCGTCGGGGCGGGGCGGCGTGAGCACTACTCCAACAAGATGTTCGCCAACCTGCTCAACGAGGCCGGCGACTACGACGGCAGCGTGTACAACTTCGCCGGCGACCTGCGCAACAGCGTGGCGCAGGTGCTGGTCACCGGCCAGATCGGCACCGGCAGCCTGCGCCATGATCTGGTGTTCGGTGTGTCCGCGCTGCGCACTTGGGAGCGTTGGGGCAACGACTGGTATTGGAGCAACGACTTCAGCGGCAACCTGTACCAGCGCCAGGATTTCCTCTCCACCCACGTGCCTGACTTCAGCTGGGCGCCTTTCAGCTACGACGAACGCCAGCAGGCGGTGTTCGCCAGCGACACGATCCATTTCGGTGACCAGTGGCAGGCGATCCTCGGCGTCCGCTATGTAGACTACGAACAGCGCGACCGTGATGGCGATCCGGAGGCGGACTCGCGGTATGCCACCTCGGCGCTCACGCCGACCGTCGCGCTGATCTACAAGCCGGTCGATGCGGTCTCGGTCTATGCCAGTTACGTGGAGTCGCTCGAATCGGGCGGTCGCGTGGGTTTCGACAGCGAACCGCCCTACGCCAATGCCGGTGAAGTGCTCGATGCCACCACCAGCAAGCAGTACGAGATCGGCGCGAAGTATCAGACCGGTCGTTTCGGCTTCACCGCCGCGGCGTTCCGCGTCGAGCGCGCGGCGCAGATCGACCAGTGGCGGGGTGAAGAGCGTTACCTGGTGCAGGACGGCCTGACGCTGTATCGCGGCCTCGAAGCGATCGCCAGCATCGGCATCACCGACCGGCTCGATGTCGGCGTGGGTGGGTTGTGGATGGACGCCAGTCTCGAGGAGCTGGCGCCGGAGAGCGCGGACTTGATCGGCAACCGGCCGGCAGGTTCCTCGCGCCGCCAGTACGTCGCGAACATCGAATACCGTCCCGCGGTGCTGCAGGGTCTGAGCCTGCACGGAAATGTCCGCTATTCCGGCGACCAATATTACGAAGACGCCAATCGCGTGCTGATTCCCGCACGCACGGTGGCCGATGCCGGCTTCCAGTACCGCATGACGATCGGCGGTCGCAGCGCCACGCTCACCGGCAACCTCAACAACGTGTTCAACCGCAAGTACTGGAACCTCGACATGCTCGGCGAGGCGCGTAATGCCTCGCTGGACATGCGTATCGATTGGTAA
- a CDS encoding TonB-dependent receptor, which produces MTPSFRSPFPRRTVLALQVGLLLAAPAAWAQSDATDATTELDKVVVVGAMTDVELDRQTIERTQAATLADLFRAVPSVSVGGGVGIAQKIYVRGLEDSMLNVTVDGAPQRGTLFHHVGRVSIEPELLENVDVQAGAGEATSGFGAIGGAIRFRTRNATDLLDEGEDVGGIIKAGWASNDGYRVSTTGFGRLHGDIGVLASFVHVDSDDYQDGDGHTLRGTGARQRLGFVKIGGDLNDTQRVTASYEVRREDGEFGQRPNWPVREGERLFPVEGERRTGVLNYGHALSEALELEATAYSTETEFTQDRYDRWGLYGADIDTWGFDLRGTWRTDAHRLVFGVEHRDDQVASRYLAPAAQWQPWAWDPAIGRFVESGQVWGVYVQDQWQATDALLLSAGARYDAYDLDLDTYGGGTDSDHVSFNVGGSYRISDAWTFNLSYAEAFRGKEIGDAFTLEQRPGRLTLAPGLQPETVENAEIGLQYDAGGFSASAVYYQMTIDDVILDQLGSGPAPQGATYYENVGRFRSDGVELRAGYRAGAFAVDGYYNRYDSKLNGHRIEGYEHIALGNSMGDNWNLTLRYDPSTRFGVQASVTRVEDLDNIEVLFREAELGWIDGTRRVDKPGYTVVDVFAHWQPFASQRFDLAFGVYNLFDRAYRSHASVADYSGIPDYEIVSGLNEPGRNVRVTASYRF; this is translated from the coding sequence ATGACTCCATCGTTCCGCTCCCCGTTCCCGCGTCGCACCGTCCTGGCGCTGCAGGTCGGCCTGCTGCTCGCCGCGCCCGCCGCCTGGGCGCAGTCGGACGCCACCGACGCCACCACCGAGCTGGACAAGGTCGTGGTGGTCGGCGCGATGACGGATGTGGAGCTGGACCGCCAGACCATCGAGCGCACGCAGGCGGCGACGCTGGCCGACCTGTTCCGCGCAGTGCCGTCGGTATCGGTCGGTGGTGGCGTCGGCATCGCGCAGAAGATCTACGTGCGCGGCCTCGAAGACTCGATGCTCAACGTCACCGTCGACGGCGCGCCGCAACGCGGCACGCTGTTCCATCACGTCGGCCGCGTGTCGATCGAACCCGAACTGCTGGAAAACGTGGATGTCCAGGCCGGTGCCGGTGAGGCGACCTCCGGTTTCGGTGCCATCGGCGGTGCGATCCGCTTCCGCACGCGCAATGCCACCGACCTGCTGGACGAAGGCGAGGACGTCGGCGGCATCATCAAGGCCGGTTGGGCCAGCAACGACGGCTATCGCGTCAGCACGACCGGCTTCGGCCGCCTGCATGGCGACATCGGCGTGCTCGCCTCGTTCGTGCACGTGGACAGCGACGACTACCAGGACGGCGACGGCCACACGCTGCGTGGCACCGGCGCGCGCCAGCGCCTGGGGTTCGTCAAGATCGGCGGCGACCTCAACGACACCCAGCGTGTCACCGCCAGCTATGAAGTGCGCCGCGAAGACGGCGAGTTCGGCCAACGCCCGAACTGGCCCGTGCGCGAGGGCGAGCGCCTGTTCCCGGTGGAAGGCGAGCGCCGCACGGGCGTACTGAACTACGGCCACGCGCTGTCCGAGGCGCTGGAACTGGAAGCGACCGCGTACTCGACCGAGACCGAATTCACCCAGGACCGCTACGACCGCTGGGGCCTGTATGGCGCCGACATCGACACCTGGGGCTTCGACCTGCGCGGCACCTGGCGTACCGACGCGCATCGCCTGGTGTTCGGCGTGGAGCACCGCGACGACCAGGTCGCCAGCCGTTACCTGGCGCCGGCGGCGCAGTGGCAGCCGTGGGCCTGGGACCCAGCGATCGGCCGCTTCGTCGAGTCCGGCCAGGTGTGGGGCGTCTATGTGCAGGACCAGTGGCAGGCGACCGATGCGCTGCTGCTCAGCGCCGGTGCGCGCTACGACGCCTACGACCTGGACCTGGACACCTACGGCGGTGGCACCGACAGCGACCACGTCAGCTTCAATGTCGGCGGCAGCTACCGCATCAGCGATGCGTGGACCTTCAACCTGTCCTACGCCGAAGCGTTCCGCGGCAAGGAGATCGGCGATGCGTTCACGCTGGAGCAGCGGCCGGGCCGGCTGACGCTGGCGCCCGGCCTCCAGCCGGAGACGGTGGAGAACGCGGAAATCGGCCTGCAATACGACGCCGGTGGCTTCAGCGCATCGGCGGTGTACTACCAGATGACCATCGACGACGTGATCCTCGACCAGCTCGGCAGCGGCCCCGCGCCGCAGGGCGCCACCTATTACGAGAACGTGGGCCGCTTCCGCTCCGACGGCGTCGAACTGCGCGCCGGCTACCGCGCCGGCGCCTTCGCCGTGGATGGCTACTACAACCGCTACGACTCGAAACTCAACGGCCACCGCATCGAAGGCTACGAGCACATCGCGCTGGGCAATTCGATGGGTGACAACTGGAACCTGACCCTGCGCTACGACCCCAGCACGCGTTTCGGCGTGCAGGCCAGCGTGACCCGCGTGGAAGACCTGGACAACATCGAGGTACTGTTCCGCGAGGCCGAACTCGGCTGGATCGACGGTACGCGTCGCGTCGACAAGCCGGGCTATACGGTGGTGGATGTATTCGCGCATTGGCAGCCGTTCGCCTCACAGCGGTTCGACCTGGCGTTCGGCGTGTACAACCTGTTCGATCGCGCCTACCGCTCGCACGCCAGCGTCGCCGACTACAGCGGCATTCCGGACTACGAGATCGTCTCTGGTCTCAACGAACCGGGCCGTAACGTGCGCGTCACGGCGTCGTACCGCTTCTGA
- a CDS encoding PepSY-associated TM helix domain-containing protein has protein sequence MRVWHRWFGLGATVWLVLLSLSGCAIAYYDELDTWLNPDLRRIEEVRTLPAHEIPLAHALDEARRTVPGFEPRQVQLPEAGGTLWMLGRADGVPIQLFADPRDGRVLGWRESGKLALDRRHVMDVLYGLHVDLLMGEWMTALLGFVSLLWLVDHVFAVMLAVPRLSRWREAFLLGGTPGSGRRRFDWHRAPAMWALPITLILALTGVTLAWPEASRDAVRLVGPVSERLDEALPEREPLPAALSVDHAIVLAAGDAPVHSVRLLPHKQAYAVRTYDDRDVDDQGRLWTYVSMENGHVLGQRHDAGDSAGDTFFVWQYALHSGKAFGPAGQALVFLGGVVTIASSVTGFVLWWRRRARNAGT, from the coding sequence CTGCGTGTCTGGCACCGCTGGTTCGGGCTTGGCGCGACGGTGTGGCTGGTGCTGTTGTCGCTCAGCGGCTGTGCCATCGCGTACTACGACGAACTGGATACGTGGCTCAATCCCGACCTGCGCCGGATCGAAGAGGTCCGCACGCTGCCGGCGCACGAGATTCCGCTGGCGCATGCGCTGGACGAAGCGCGTCGCACCGTGCCCGGCTTCGAGCCACGGCAGGTGCAGCTGCCCGAGGCGGGCGGCACGCTGTGGATGCTCGGCCGCGCCGACGGCGTGCCGATCCAGCTGTTCGCCGATCCGCGTGATGGCCGCGTGCTGGGCTGGCGCGAGAGCGGCAAGCTGGCGCTGGACCGTCGGCACGTGATGGATGTGCTGTACGGTCTGCACGTGGACCTGCTGATGGGCGAGTGGATGACCGCACTGCTCGGCTTCGTGTCGCTGCTGTGGCTGGTCGACCACGTATTCGCGGTGATGCTCGCCGTGCCGCGGCTGTCGCGCTGGCGCGAGGCGTTCCTGCTGGGTGGCACGCCGGGCAGTGGTCGGCGGCGGTTCGACTGGCATCGCGCACCGGCGATGTGGGCGCTGCCCATCACGCTGATACTGGCGCTGACGGGCGTGACGCTGGCCTGGCCGGAGGCGAGCCGCGACGCGGTGCGTCTCGTCGGTCCCGTGAGCGAGCGGCTGGACGAAGCGCTGCCGGAGCGCGAACCGCTTCCGGCCGCCCTTAGCGTGGACCACGCCATCGTGCTGGCCGCCGGTGATGCGCCGGTGCACAGCGTACGGCTGCTGCCGCACAAGCAGGCCTACGCCGTGCGGACCTACGACGACCGCGATGTGGACGACCAGGGTCGTCTTTGGACGTACGTGTCGATGGAGAACGGTCACGTGCTCGGCCAGCGCCACGACGCCGGCGACAGTGCCGGCGATACCTTCTTCGTGTGGCAGTACGCGTTGCACTCGGGCAAGGCCTTCGGACCCGCGGGGCAGGCGCTGGTCTTCCTCGGCGGCGTGGTGACCATCGCGTCGAGCGTCACCGGGTTCGTGCTGTGGTGGCGGCGCAGAGCACGCAACGCCGGGACCTGA
- a CDS encoding aspartate/glutamate racemase family protein has product MKTIGLIGGMSWESTVPYYRLVNEGIKARLGGLHSAQVVLYSVDFHEIERLQREGDWHTAGELLADAARRVQAAGADLLVLCTNTMHKVAPQMEAAVSIPLLHIADATGAAITTAGHRTVGLLGTRFTMEQDFYRERLREVHGLQVIVPDADDRGLVHDVIYDELCRGVVRDSSREAYRRIMDDLVASGADAIILGCTEIGLLVGAQDASVPLFDTTALHANAAVDAALAD; this is encoded by the coding sequence ATGAAGACGATCGGCCTGATCGGCGGGATGAGCTGGGAATCGACGGTGCCCTACTACCGCCTGGTCAACGAGGGCATCAAGGCGCGACTGGGCGGCCTGCATTCGGCGCAGGTCGTGCTGTACAGCGTCGATTTCCACGAGATTGAACGATTGCAGCGCGAGGGCGACTGGCATACCGCAGGCGAGCTGCTGGCCGATGCCGCGCGTCGCGTGCAGGCCGCCGGTGCGGATCTGCTGGTGCTGTGCACCAACACCATGCACAAGGTGGCGCCGCAGATGGAGGCGGCCGTATCGATTCCGCTGCTGCATATCGCCGACGCTACCGGCGCCGCCATCACGACCGCCGGGCATCGCACCGTCGGCCTGCTCGGCACGCGCTTCACGATGGAACAGGACTTCTACCGCGAACGCTTGCGCGAAGTGCACGGCCTGCAGGTCATCGTGCCGGACGCGGACGACCGCGGCCTCGTCCACGACGTGATCTACGACGAGCTGTGCCGCGGCGTGGTGCGCGACAGCTCGCGCGAGGCCTACCGTCGCATCATGGACGACCTGGTGGCGAGCGGCGCCGACGCCATCATCCTCGGCTGCACCGAGATCGGTCTGCTGGTGGGCGCGCAGGATGCAAGCGTACCGTTGTTCGACACAACGGCCCTGCATGCGAATGCCGCCGTGGACGCCGCGCTGGCGGACTGA
- a CDS encoding cyanophycinase: MRRLLVFLFASVLASSAIAAKAPPYTYVRVGSASDVSPTTTAGTVLMGGGTDVDAAFQWLCNRGGNGDFLIIRATGADAYNPYVQGLCPNVNSVATLIIPSTAAANHADVAAIIAKAEVVWIAGGDQSNYINFWKGTPVQSTLNARIAQGVPVGGTSAGLNVLTQFVYSANASQGATSSQALADPFNRYLTFERDFAAVAPLQGVIGDPHFAARDRMGRNLAFLCRVAASGWRAAPRGIAVDEATALLVANGGYASVVGEGKVYFLQAPGLPQVCAAKQPLTYRNIGVARIAAGDGFDLVTWAPVGGTTYTVTAEVGVLSSTQAGGSAY, translated from the coding sequence ATGCGTCGTCTGCTCGTGTTCCTCTTCGCTTCCGTCCTGGCCTCGTCCGCGATCGCCGCCAAGGCCCCGCCTTACACTTATGTCCGCGTCGGCAGTGCAAGCGATGTCTCACCCACGACGACGGCCGGCACCGTCCTGATGGGCGGCGGCACCGATGTCGACGCCGCTTTCCAATGGTTGTGCAACCGGGGTGGAAACGGGGATTTCCTGATTATCCGCGCCACCGGTGCCGATGCCTACAACCCGTACGTGCAAGGTCTGTGTCCGAACGTCAATTCGGTCGCCACCCTGATCATCCCGAGCACGGCGGCGGCGAACCATGCGGACGTCGCAGCGATCATCGCCAAGGCGGAAGTGGTATGGATCGCCGGCGGCGATCAGTCCAACTACATCAATTTCTGGAAAGGCACGCCGGTGCAGTCCACGCTCAACGCGCGCATCGCGCAAGGCGTGCCGGTGGGTGGTACCAGTGCGGGTCTCAACGTGCTGACCCAGTTCGTCTACAGCGCGAACGCCAGCCAGGGCGCGACCAGCAGCCAGGCGTTGGCCGATCCGTTCAACCGCTACCTGACCTTCGAACGCGACTTCGCTGCGGTGGCGCCGTTGCAGGGCGTCATCGGCGATCCTCACTTCGCCGCGCGCGACCGCATGGGTCGCAACCTCGCGTTCCTGTGCCGCGTTGCGGCCAGCGGCTGGCGTGCGGCGCCACGTGGCATCGCCGTCGACGAAGCGACCGCGTTGCTGGTGGCCAACGGCGGCTACGCGAGCGTGGTAGGCGAGGGCAAGGTGTACTTCCTGCAAGCGCCAGGCTTGCCGCAGGTGTGCGCGGCCAAACAACCGCTGACCTATCGCAACATCGGCGTGGCGCGCATCGCCGCCGGTGATGGCTTCGATCTCGTTACCTGGGCGCCGGTGGGCGGAACGACCTACACGGTCACCGCCGAAGTCGGCGTACTGAGTTCGACCCAGGCCGGCGGATCGGCGTACTGA